CATCCTCCGGCTGCTGGACCACTATGACGTCGACCTGGCCGGCAAGCACGCCGTCGTGGTCGGCCGCAGCGCGATCCTCGGCAAGCCGGTGGGGATGCTGCTGCTCGGCCGCAACGCCACCGTCACCTACTGCCACTCCCGCACCACCGACCTGGCGTCGCTCACCAAGGAGGCCGATGTCCTGATCGCGGCCGTCGGCCGGCCCCGGTTCCTGCGCGGTGAGCACCTCAAGCCCGGGGCCGTCGTGATAGACGCCGGCTCCAACCCGGGCAACGTCGGCGATGTGGACTTCGACTCGGCACGCACCCGCGCCGCCCTGATCACCCCGGTCCCCGGCGGCGTCGGCCCCATGACCATCGCCACCCTGCTCACCCAGACCGTGGACGCCGCGGCCGCCCAGCTGAACGCGGTCTGACCGCCGGCCGCCGGGATGCGGTAAGGGGCCGGAAATGTTCGCCCGGCTCGCGAGGGCCGTCCGTATGATCACGAGGTCGGTAGGCGACCATCCTCGGAGGCTGGAACGACCATGGCGGAACAGCGAGTTGTCATTGTGACGGGCGGCGGTACGGGGATCGGCGCCGCCACCGCCCGGCTGCTGCGGGCGGCCGGGCACCAGGTGGTGATCTCCGGCCGCCGGCCCGAACCGCTGCACCGCCTGGCCGAGGAGACCGGGGCGCTGGCCCATCCTTCGGACGCCGCGGATCCCGAGGCGGTGCAAGGCCTCGTCGAGACGGCCGTATCCGCCTACGGAAGGCTCGACGGACTGGTGCTCAACGCCGGTATCGCCCGCAGCGGTGCCGTCGGCGACCTGTCCGTCGAGGACTGGGAGGCCGTCATGACCACCAATGTCACCGGCCCGTTCCTGCTCCAACGCGCCGCCCTTCCCCACCTGTTGGCCGCACGGGGTGCGGTGGTCGCCGTCGCCTCCGTCTCGGCTCTGCGCAACGGCGACGGCAATGCTGCCTATGCGACCTCCAAGGCGGCGCTGCTCCAGCTGTGCCGCTCCCTCGCCGTCGACTACGGGCGGGACGGGCTGCGCGCCAATGTCGTCTGCCCCAGCTGGGTGCGTACGGAGATGGCCGACCGGCGGATGGCGCGCTTCGCCGAGGAGGCCGGGCTGGCGGACGGCGGGGTGGATGCCGCGTACGAGGAGGCCACCCGGCTGCTCCCCGTGGGCCGCGCCGGGCAGCCGCAGGAGGTCGCGGAGGCGATCAGCTGGCTGCTCTCACCCGCCGCTTCCTTCGTCAACGGCGCGGTCCTCACTGTCGACGGTGGGGCGACGGCCATCGACCCCGGAGGCGCCGCGTTCACCTACCGCATCGAGCCACGCGACGGTGCGGAGAGCTGAGCCGCCCGGCGGAGCGGTGCGGGCGCCGGGCGCGGAGCGGAACGGCCGCGCCCGGTGCGTCCGGTGTCAGCTCAGCGTCCGCAGCATCGAGGCGTCGAACGGTACGAGGGCGTCGGTGCGGCCCTCGAAGATCTTGGCGGCCCACTCCGGGTCGCCGAGCAGGGCCCGCCCGATGGCGACGAGGTCGAACTCGTCCCGCTCCAGCCTGTCCAGCAGCCGGTCGATGCCGGCGACGCCCGCCTGTTCGCCCTTGAACGTCCCGATGAACTCGTTGTCGAGTCCGACGGAGCCCACGGTGATGGTCGGCCGGCCGGAGAGCTTCTTGACCCATCCCGCGAGGTTGAGGTCCGAGTCCTCGTACTCGGGAAGCCAGTAGCGGCGCGTCGAGCAGTGGAACGCGGTGACGCCGGCCTCGGTCAGCGGCGCCACGACCGCCTGGAGCTCCTCCGGTGAATCGGCCAGGCGGGCCTGGTAGTTGTTCATCTTCCACTGGGACATCCTGAAGAGGACCGGGAAGTCCGGGGAGACCGCTTCCCGGCAGGCCGCCACGATCTCGGCGGCGAAGCGTGTACGGGCGGTGGGGCTGCCGCCGTAGGCGTCGGTACGCCGGTTGGTGCCCGACCACAGGAACTGGTCGATCAAGTAGCCGTGCGCACCGTGCAGTTCGACGCCGTCGAAGCCGAGCCGCTCGGCCGTGGCCGCCGCCTCGGCGAAGGCCGCGATGACATCGTCGAGATCCCGCTGGGTCATGGCGTGCCCGGAGGGTGTGCCGTCGAGGGCGATCCCGGACGGGCCGGACGGCGGGGCGTCGGGGAACGGCGGAGCGCCCGCCTGGCGGGCCATGCCGACGTGCCACAGCTGCGGCATGATCGTCCCGCCCGCCGCATGGACCGCCGCCACGACCCGCCCCCAGCCGTCGAGCGCGTCCTCACCGTGGAAGCGGGGGACGGCGCCGCTGGTTCCGGCGGCGGCGTGCTGGACGTAGGTCCCCTCCGTGATGATCAGGCCGACGCCGCCGGCGGCGCGGCGCGCGTAATAGTCCGCGACATCGGCGCCCGGGACACCGCCCGGCGAGAACTCGCGGGTCATCGGCGCCATGGCTATCCGGTTCGGCACGGTGAGGCCGCCCAGGGTGAAGGGACGGGAGAGTGTCTGGGCCGCTCGGGTGGCGGAGGCGCTGGGAGTCACGTGTGGGTCTCCTAGGAAGAGAACGCGGTCGCGGAACGCCGCCGGCCGGCAGACGTTCCGCTGTTCCGAACACAGCACAGCGGCGCCGTCATCCGCTTCTCACTGTCTGCTGCGCCACATTCGTCACTCCGCAGGCGCCACTCCGCAGGCGTCATCCGGCTCCCGTTCCCGCTGTTGCGCCTTCCTGTAGGGAGGTCAGGTGGTGACCGGCTGGGTGGCGCGGGCGAGTTCGCGGCGGAGGCGCATGAAGGGGCGGGGGCGGTTGAGGGCCAGGACGGCGGTGGTGCGCCCGTCGCGTTCGTAGCAGGCGAGGAAGCTGCGGTCGTCGGGCGAGCCCTCGACGATGCGCGGGGTGTCGGTGGGCAGTCGCCGGCCGGCGAACTGGATGCGCACGCCGTACTGGTCGGACCAGAAGTACGGCAGGCTCCGGTGGGTGGCGACGGTGCCGCCGGCGAGCAGGTTCTGTGCGGCGACGGCGGCCTGTTCGGTGGCGCTGGTCCAGTGCTCGGCGCGGATGCCGTCCACCCTGGCGACATCGCCGACCGCCACGATGTGGGGCTGCGGGGTGACCCCGCCCGCGTCGCAGCACACCCCGTCGTCGAGCGGGAGTCCGGAGCCCTCCAGCCAGGCGGTGTTGGGGCGGACCCCGATGCCGATGACGACCACCTCGGCGGGGAGCAGCCGGCCGTCGGCCAGCTCGACCCCGGTGACGCGGTTCCCCGCGCCGCCGTCGTGCAGGCGGGCGACACCGGTTCCGGTGAGCAGGGTGACACCGTGGTCCGCGTGGAGGGCGGAGCAGATCCCGGCCATGGTGTCGCCGAGTTGGGGGACGAGGGGGAGCGGGGCGGCCTCGACCACGGTGACGTCATGGCCGAGGCGGGCGCAGGACGAGGCGACCTCGGCGCCGATGAAGCCCCCGCCGATCACCACGACCCGGACCGGGCCCCGGGTCAGCTCCGCGCGGAGCGCCTGGGCGTCCTCAAGGGTGCGCAGGGTGTGGGTTCCGGTGGGTGCCGGGCCGGGGAGGCGGCGCGGGGTGGCGCCGGTGGCGAGGACCACACCGTCGGTGGCCAGAGACCGGCCGCCGTCGAGGAGCACTGTGCGCCCGTGGAGGTCGAGCCCGGTGGCCCGGGTGCCGAGCAGCCATTCGGCGTCCAGTTCGGCGATCTCCTCGGCGTCGGCCAGGGCCAGTTGACCC
This genomic stretch from Streptomyces nigrescens harbors:
- a CDS encoding SDR family NAD(P)-dependent oxidoreductase, which codes for MAEQRVVIVTGGGTGIGAATARLLRAAGHQVVISGRRPEPLHRLAEETGALAHPSDAADPEAVQGLVETAVSAYGRLDGLVLNAGIARSGAVGDLSVEDWEAVMTTNVTGPFLLQRAALPHLLAARGAVVAVASVSALRNGDGNAAYATSKAALLQLCRSLAVDYGRDGLRANVVCPSWVRTEMADRRMARFAEEAGLADGGVDAAYEEATRLLPVGRAGQPQEVAEAISWLLSPAASFVNGAVLTVDGGATAIDPGGAAFTYRIEPRDGAES
- a CDS encoding NADH:flavin oxidoreductase — its product is MTPSASATRAAQTLSRPFTLGGLTVPNRIAMAPMTREFSPGGVPGADVADYYARRAAGGVGLIITEGTYVQHAAAGTSGAVPRFHGEDALDGWGRVVAAVHAAGGTIMPQLWHVGMARQAGAPPFPDAPPSGPSGIALDGTPSGHAMTQRDLDDVIAAFAEAAATAERLGFDGVELHGAHGYLIDQFLWSGTNRRTDAYGGSPTARTRFAAEIVAACREAVSPDFPVLFRMSQWKMNNYQARLADSPEELQAVVAPLTEAGVTAFHCSTRRYWLPEYEDSDLNLAGWVKKLSGRPTITVGSVGLDNEFIGTFKGEQAGVAGIDRLLDRLERDEFDLVAIGRALLGDPEWAAKIFEGRTDALVPFDASMLRTLS
- a CDS encoding NAD(P)/FAD-dependent oxidoreductase, producing MKSVAVIGASLAGLYAARALRAQGFDGRLVIVGEEHHRPYDRPPLSKDFLTGATADQGQLALADAEEIAELDAEWLLGTRATGLDLHGRTVLLDGGRSLATDGVVLATGATPRRLPGPAPTGTHTLRTLEDAQALRAELTRGPVRVVVIGGGFIGAEVASSCARLGHDVTVVEAAPLPLVPQLGDTMAGICSALHADHGVTLLTGTGVARLHDGGAGNRVTGVELADGRLLPAEVVVIGIGVRPNTAWLEGSGLPLDDGVCCDAGGVTPQPHIVAVGDVARVDGIRAEHWTSATEQAAVAAQNLLAGGTVATHRSLPYFWSDQYGVRIQFAGRRLPTDTPRIVEGSPDDRSFLACYERDGRTTAVLALNRPRPFMRLRRELARATQPVTT